The Gemmatimonas sp. nucleotide sequence GCGTCACTGCTGCAGCGCGAAGGCCTGCTGTTCGGCGCCACGCGCGTGAAGCGCAGTGAGGCGCCCTGCCTTGGCGTGTGCACCGGCGGTCCCATTGTCGCGGTCTATCCGGAGGGCGTCTGGTACGCCGGCGTCACGCTCGAGCTGCTCGAGCGCATTGTGCTCGAGCATTTAAAAGAAGGACGCGTGATCGAGGACGCGGTATTCCACAAAATGACAGCCGAGTAAGGAGATATGAAGTGCGGGGTAGGGAGTCACATGCCCGACTCCGTACCCCATACCTCTTACCCCATACTTCTTACCCCTTACTTCTTACCCCTTACTCAGCAGTTGTAGCGCCTCCACTCT carries:
- a CDS encoding (2Fe-2S) ferredoxin domain-containing protein, translated to MQSSPLPEMEQYTRHVLVCTGNFCGENRAGRAIYARLASLLQREGLLFGATRVKRSEAPCLGVCTGGPIVAVYPEGVWYAGVTLELLERIVLEHLKEGRVIEDAVFHKMTAE